The following are encoded together in the Pseudoalteromonas piscicida genome:
- a CDS encoding Grx4 family monothiol glutaredoxin: METIDKIKQQIEENPIILYMKGSPKLPNCGFSSQASQALMACGEQFAYVDILLNPDIRAELPHYANWPTFPQLWVEGELIGGCDIIIEMFQKGELQPLIAETAAKYKKDEAAAE, from the coding sequence ATGGAAACTATTGACAAGATTAAACAGCAGATCGAAGAAAACCCAATCATTCTATACATGAAAGGGTCGCCAAAACTACCTAATTGTGGTTTCTCTTCGCAGGCGTCTCAGGCATTGATGGCGTGTGGTGAACAGTTTGCTTATGTTGACATTTTATTAAATCCAGACATTCGTGCTGAACTACCGCATTATGCGAACTGGCCAACTTTCCCGCAGCTTTGGGTAGAAGGTGAGTTAATCGGTGGTTGTGACATCATCATTGAAATGTTCCAAAAGGGTGAGCTTCAACCTCTTATTGCTGAAACTGCAGCTAAATATAAGAAAGACGAAGCGGCAGCGGAATAA
- a CDS encoding Fe-Mn family superoxide dismutase encodes MAFELPSLPYALNALEPHISQETLEFHHGKHHNTYVVKLNGLIEGTDFEGKSLEEIVCSSEGGVFNNAAQIWNHTFYWHSLAPNAGGEPTGKVAELINAKWGSFAAFQEAFNDKAVNNFGSSWTWLVQLADGSLDIVNTSNAATPLTEEGVTPIITVDLWEHAYYIDYRNVRPDYLKGFWALVNWDFANSNLA; translated from the coding sequence ATGGCATTTGAACTACCGTCACTACCTTATGCACTAAATGCTCTTGAGCCGCACATCTCTCAAGAGACACTAGAGTTCCACCACGGTAAGCACCACAACACATACGTTGTAAAGCTGAATGGTCTTATTGAAGGTACTGACTTTGAAGGTAAATCACTAGAAGAGATCGTATGTAGCTCTGAAGGTGGTGTTTTCAACAATGCTGCTCAAATCTGGAACCACACCTTCTACTGGCACAGCCTTGCGCCAAATGCAGGTGGTGAACCAACAGGTAAAGTTGCTGAACTAATTAATGCAAAATGGGGCTCGTTCGCAGCATTCCAAGAAGCTTTCAACGACAAAGCAGTTAACAACTTTGGTTCAAGCTGGACTTGGTTAGTACAATTAGCTGACGGCTCTCTAGATATCGTTAACACTTCAAATGCAGCAACTCCGCTGACTGAAGAAGGTGTTACCCCTATCATCACAGTTGACCTTTGGGAACATGCTTACTACATTGATTACCGTAATGTTCGTCCTGATTACCTAAAAGGTTTCTGGGCACTTGTTAACTGGGATTTCGCTAATAGCAACCTAGCTTAA
- a CDS encoding PrkA family serine protein kinase: MTIFEHYQARYEAAQEEEYTIAEFLEICKNDKSAYASAPERLLMAIGEPEMIDTSKDARLSRLFSNRVIARYPAFNEFYGMEDAIEQIVSYLKHAAQGLEECKQVLYLLGPVGGGKSSIAEKLKYLMQKVPIYSLKGSPVNDHPLCLFSPQEDAELLEKEYGIPSRYIKTIMSPWATKRLHEYNGDITQFKVVKRYPSILDQVAIAKTEPGDENNQDISALVGKVDIRKLEHFAQNDPDAYAYSGALCLANQGLMEFVEMFKAPIKVLHPLLTATQEGNYNGTEGISALPFSGVILAHSNESEWQTFKNNKNNEAFLDRVYIVKVPYCLRVSEEVKIYEKLIENSELREAPCAPGTLETLAKFSALSRIKEPENSSIYSKMRVYDGESLKDTDPKAKSYQEYRDYAGVDEGMNGLSTRFAFKILSRVFNFDHSEVAANPVHLFYVLEQQIEREQFNAEVQERYLSHLKGYLIPQYVEFIGKELQTAYLESYSEYGQNIFDRYVTYADFWIQDQEYRDPDTGQLFDRAALNGELEKIEKPAGISNPKDFRNEIVNFVLRARAHHNGDNPVWTSYEKLRTVIEKKMFSNTEDLLPVISFNAKTSAEDQKKHEDFVNRMVDKGYTQKQVRLLSEWYLRVRKSQ, from the coding sequence ATGACAATATTTGAACATTATCAGGCCAGATATGAAGCCGCGCAAGAAGAAGAGTACACCATCGCGGAATTTCTTGAAATTTGTAAAAATGACAAATCAGCTTATGCCAGCGCACCTGAGCGACTTCTGATGGCAATAGGCGAACCAGAAATGATCGATACGTCGAAAGATGCCAGGCTTAGCCGACTGTTTTCGAATAGAGTAATAGCTCGATATCCTGCCTTCAATGAGTTTTATGGTATGGAGGATGCCATTGAGCAAATTGTATCGTATCTCAAACATGCCGCACAGGGCCTAGAAGAATGTAAACAAGTACTCTATTTGCTCGGTCCGGTGGGTGGCGGTAAATCGTCTATCGCAGAAAAACTCAAGTACTTGATGCAAAAGGTGCCGATTTATTCTTTAAAAGGCTCACCCGTTAACGACCACCCGCTCTGCTTGTTCAGCCCACAAGAAGATGCCGAGTTGTTAGAAAAAGAGTACGGTATTCCTTCGCGCTATATCAAAACGATTATGTCTCCATGGGCGACCAAACGCTTACATGAATACAATGGAGATATTACCCAATTTAAAGTCGTAAAACGCTACCCTTCTATTCTTGATCAAGTGGCTATCGCGAAAACAGAGCCGGGAGATGAGAACAATCAAGATATCTCAGCACTGGTGGGTAAAGTCGATATACGGAAACTTGAGCATTTCGCTCAAAACGATCCAGATGCCTATGCTTATTCTGGGGCGCTATGTCTTGCAAACCAAGGTCTGATGGAGTTTGTAGAGATGTTTAAAGCACCCATTAAAGTGCTACACCCACTACTAACTGCAACCCAAGAAGGCAACTACAATGGTACAGAAGGTATTTCTGCCTTGCCATTTAGCGGCGTCATACTTGCCCACTCTAACGAGTCAGAATGGCAAACCTTTAAGAACAACAAAAACAACGAGGCATTTTTAGACCGTGTTTACATCGTCAAAGTGCCCTATTGTTTACGAGTGTCTGAAGAGGTCAAAATTTACGAGAAACTCATTGAAAATAGTGAATTAAGAGAGGCCCCTTGTGCTCCTGGCACATTGGAAACTTTAGCTAAGTTCTCGGCGCTGTCTCGAATTAAAGAGCCTGAAAACTCCAGTATCTATTCAAAAATGCGCGTATACGATGGTGAAAGCTTAAAAGACACAGATCCAAAAGCCAAGTCCTATCAAGAATACCGGGACTACGCAGGTGTCGACGAAGGTATGAATGGCCTTTCAACTCGCTTTGCCTTTAAGATCCTCTCTCGTGTGTTTAACTTTGATCACAGTGAAGTCGCAGCGAACCCTGTTCATTTATTCTATGTACTCGAGCAGCAAATTGAGCGTGAACAATTTAATGCCGAAGTACAAGAGCGCTACCTTAGTCACCTAAAAGGGTATCTTATCCCACAATATGTCGAGTTTATCGGTAAAGAGCTACAAACGGCTTACCTCGAGTCTTACTCTGAGTACGGCCAAAATATCTTTGACCGCTATGTTACTTATGCAGACTTTTGGATCCAAGATCAGGAATATCGAGATCCAGACACAGGCCAACTGTTCGATAGAGCCGCGCTTAACGGCGAACTGGAAAAAATTGAAAAGCCAGCTGGCATTTCAAATCCAAAAGATTTCCGTAACGAGATAGTCAACTTTGTTTTAAGAGCAAGAGCCCATCACAATGGCGATAATCCAGTATGGACCAGCTATGAAAAACTAAGAACGGTTATCGAGAAGAAAATGTTCTCAAATACCGAAGATTTACTCCCTGTAATTTCATTCAATGCAAAAACCTCTGCTGAAGATCAGAAGAAGCATGAGGACTTTGTCAATCGTATGGTTGATAAAGGCTATACCCAAAAACAAGTTCGCTTACTTTCAGAATGGTATTTAAGAGTCAGAAAGTCACAGTAA
- a CDS encoding SpoVR family protein yields MTYQPIDDGPDWTFDLLDTYHQEIARVAEHYRLDTYPNQIEVITAEQMMDAYSSVGMPIGYAHWSYGKKFIQTEQTYKRGQMGLAYEIVINSDPCIAYLMEENTMPMQALVMAHACYGHNSFFKGNYLFKTWTDASSIIDYLVFAKNYVAKCEEKYGIDEVENLIDSCHALMNYGVDRYKRPQRISMFEEQKRQKEREDYLQSQVNELWRTIPKGEDEETDSRLHFPSEPQENILYFIEKNAPLLESWQREIIRIVRKVSQYFYPQRQTQVMNEGWATFWHYTILNHLYDEGKLSDSFMLEFLQSHTNVVYQPPYNSKFYSGINPYALGFNMMVDIRRICETPTEEDKQWFPEFAGSNWLDTLHFAMQNFKDESFISQFLSPKLMRDFKLFTIVDKQKSPHLEVGPIHDEMGYQQLRSALSAQYNLSNHEPNIQVYDVDVRGDRSLTLRYVPQGGIPLAASKQEVIKHLYRLWGFKVRLEQVDENGNIEQIAQCPEEESES; encoded by the coding sequence ATGACATATCAGCCAATTGACGATGGTCCAGATTGGACCTTTGATTTACTTGATACCTATCATCAGGAAATTGCTCGTGTAGCCGAGCATTACAGACTTGACACTTACCCAAATCAAATTGAGGTGATCACAGCAGAGCAGATGATGGATGCCTACTCAAGTGTAGGCATGCCAATTGGTTACGCACATTGGTCTTACGGTAAAAAGTTTATTCAGACAGAGCAAACCTACAAACGCGGTCAAATGGGCCTCGCCTACGAGATAGTGATTAACTCTGACCCTTGTATTGCTTATTTAATGGAAGAGAATACCATGCCTATGCAGGCACTGGTGATGGCGCATGCGTGTTATGGCCATAATTCTTTCTTCAAGGGGAACTATCTATTTAAAACATGGACAGACGCATCTTCCATCATTGATTACTTGGTATTCGCTAAAAATTATGTAGCCAAATGTGAAGAAAAGTACGGTATAGATGAGGTAGAAAACCTTATTGACTCTTGTCATGCTTTAATGAATTACGGGGTTGATCGGTATAAAAGGCCACAACGGATCTCAATGTTTGAGGAGCAAAAGCGCCAAAAAGAACGGGAAGATTATTTGCAGTCACAAGTTAACGAATTATGGCGGACCATCCCCAAAGGTGAAGACGAAGAAACCGACAGCCGCCTCCATTTTCCATCAGAGCCTCAGGAAAACATTCTGTATTTTATCGAGAAAAATGCGCCGCTGCTGGAGTCTTGGCAACGCGAGATCATTCGTATTGTGCGTAAAGTATCACAGTACTTCTACCCACAAAGACAAACTCAAGTAATGAACGAAGGCTGGGCAACATTTTGGCACTACACTATTTTGAATCACTTATATGACGAGGGGAAACTAAGTGATTCTTTTATGTTGGAGTTTTTGCAAAGCCACACTAATGTTGTGTATCAACCGCCATACAATAGTAAGTTTTATTCAGGGATAAATCCCTATGCGCTCGGCTTTAATATGATGGTCGATATTCGCCGTATTTGCGAAACCCCCACGGAAGAAGACAAGCAGTGGTTTCCTGAATTTGCGGGGAGTAACTGGCTAGATACACTGCATTTTGCGATGCAAAACTTTAAAGACGAGAGCTTTATCAGCCAATTTTTATCTCCAAAGCTCATGCGCGACTTTAAGCTTTTTACTATTGTCGACAAACAGAAATCTCCGCATTTGGAGGTCGGGCCTATTCACGATGAAATGGGCTATCAACAACTTCGCAGTGCCCTTTCGGCGCAGTACAACTTGAGCAATCATGAGCCTAATATTCAAGTCTATGATGTTGATGTACGGGGGGATCGCTCGCTTACACTAAGATATGTACCGCAAGGCGGGATCCCACTTGCCGCTTCAAAGCAAGAAGTGATAAAGCACCTTTATCGCTTATGGGGATTTAAAGTGAGGCTTGAGCAAGTTGATGAAAACGGCAATATCGAGCAGATAGCTCAATGCCCTGAAGAAGAAAGTGAGTCGTAG
- a CDS encoding sensor domain-containing diguanylate cyclase, with product MPAADFDMNEIHWLMDMFNTVDVGLVVLDRDYKVCIWNGFMENHSGLLPSAVKDKDIFDLFPSIDEQWFRSKAEPVFVLKNRSFTIWEQQPYIFRFKNYRPITGKADYMYQNATFIPLTTVTGDVGHLCVIIYDVTDEAINKLELESLNKQLEKISRTDSLTQLHNRGFWEESLKQEFKRLKRNQGQSALLMFDIDHFKGINDEYGHSGGDEAIRHISDLLRKTLRETDTAGRYGGEEFAVTLLDTDVKGAITFAERLRSLIENSSIYYDEQQIKITVSLGVAVYEESFEKHEQWIEAADSALYVSKEGGRNRVTVYSEDMASE from the coding sequence ATGCCTGCAGCCGATTTTGATATGAATGAAATCCATTGGTTAATGGATATGTTTAACACCGTAGATGTTGGCTTGGTAGTGCTCGATCGCGACTACAAGGTATGTATATGGAATGGTTTTATGGAAAATCATTCAGGTTTATTACCAAGTGCGGTTAAAGATAAAGACATTTTTGACTTGTTCCCAAGCATTGATGAGCAATGGTTTAGATCAAAAGCTGAACCTGTATTTGTGCTAAAAAACCGGTCGTTTACTATCTGGGAACAGCAACCTTATATTTTCCGTTTTAAAAATTATCGGCCTATCACAGGCAAAGCGGATTATATGTATCAGAATGCGACCTTTATCCCTTTGACTACAGTGACAGGTGATGTAGGGCATCTTTGTGTGATCATTTACGATGTGACCGATGAAGCAATCAATAAGTTAGAGCTTGAGTCGCTGAATAAACAATTAGAGAAAATTAGCCGTACTGACAGTTTGACTCAGTTGCATAATCGAGGCTTTTGGGAAGAAAGCTTAAAGCAGGAGTTTAAGCGTTTAAAGCGTAATCAAGGACAAAGCGCACTGCTTATGTTTGATATTGACCACTTTAAAGGTATTAATGACGAATACGGTCACAGTGGTGGGGATGAGGCTATACGCCATATCTCAGACTTGCTGCGTAAAACACTACGAGAAACAGACACCGCAGGACGTTATGGTGGTGAAGAGTTTGCGGTCACTCTTCTCGATACTGACGTAAAAGGTGCAATTACTTTTGCTGAAAGACTGCGGTCGTTAATAGAAAACTCGTCGATTTACTATGATGAGCAGCAAATCAAGATCACGGTTAGCCTTGGTGTTGCCGTCTACGAAGAGTCTTTTGAAAAACATGAGCAATGGATTGAAGCGGCAGACAGCGCTTTGTACGTTTCGAAAGAGGGCGGAAGAAATCGCGTCACTGTATATTCTGAAGACATGGCCAGCGAGTAA
- a CDS encoding response regulator: protein MSTLVLICDDSKLARRQLARSLPDDWDIKVEFAENGLDCIKQIKALSPEILFLDLNMPQMDGYEVLQAISEQDLSVLTVVVSGDIQPNAHQRVIELGAIDFIRKPCDAAKLAEIIEHHGIKDKAIRESLVHKLGEQLDPEIRDIYQELTNVAMGQAGDLLARLLNVFVELPIPNVNVLEVNELHMALQAIDASATTSGVCQGFIGGGVSGEALLLLNDSSFKEIASLMNYHGDLNTKVELELLMDISNILIGAILTGLSKQLDMSFSQGHPVVLGQHCDVAELVKANKARWQRTLAIEISYGIEHHNINCDLMLLFTEDSLKTLKYKVAYLLDD, encoded by the coding sequence ATGTCAACACTAGTCCTAATTTGTGACGATTCAAAACTTGCCCGCCGGCAATTGGCACGCTCGTTGCCAGACGACTGGGACATTAAAGTAGAATTTGCAGAGAATGGACTCGATTGTATTAAACAAATTAAAGCACTCTCTCCAGAGATTCTATTCCTTGATCTAAATATGCCGCAAATGGATGGCTATGAAGTACTACAGGCCATTAGCGAGCAGGATTTATCTGTGCTTACTGTCGTTGTCTCCGGCGACATCCAGCCTAATGCACACCAACGAGTGATAGAGCTCGGTGCTATTGATTTTATCCGTAAGCCCTGTGATGCAGCTAAACTTGCTGAAATCATTGAGCATCATGGAATAAAAGACAAAGCAATCCGAGAAAGCTTAGTCCATAAACTTGGTGAGCAGCTAGATCCAGAGATCCGTGATATCTATCAAGAGCTTACAAACGTTGCTATGGGGCAGGCGGGTGATTTGTTGGCGCGATTGCTGAACGTATTCGTCGAATTACCCATCCCGAACGTTAATGTACTTGAAGTCAATGAGCTGCATATGGCACTTCAAGCGATTGATGCTAGCGCAACTACCTCGGGCGTTTGCCAAGGCTTTATTGGTGGTGGTGTTTCTGGTGAAGCGCTGCTACTGCTCAATGATTCCAGCTTCAAAGAGATCGCGTCCTTGATGAATTATCATGGCGATCTTAATACCAAAGTTGAACTTGAGCTCTTAATGGATATTAGCAACATTTTGATTGGCGCAATTTTAACGGGACTATCGAAGCAGCTTGATATGTCTTTTAGCCAAGGGCACCCTGTTGTACTTGGTCAGCATTGTGATGTAGCAGAGCTTGTGAAAGCCAACAAGGCGAGATGGCAAAGAACGCTCGCCATTGAGATTAGCTATGGCATAGAGCATCACAACATCAACTGTGACCTCATGCTGTTATTCACAGAAGACTCACTTAAAACATTAAAATACAAAGTAGCCTATTTATTGGATGATTAA
- the tpx gene encoding thiol peroxidase, giving the protein MLKMLVLASGLFSAISLAYDLPENSVDMGKVKAQGKAVVLLGTGVKQGQAAPDFKVADADFSPVTLKDFESRAILISVVPSLDTGTCSLQTKHFNEKVASQFPDVAMLTISADLPFAQKRFCKAENIDKVKTLSDAVWHSFGENYGLLIKDMGLLSRAIFVLDKEHKIIYKQLVENLAKEPNYEEVVGALKSL; this is encoded by the coding sequence ATGCTGAAAATGTTAGTTTTAGCGAGTGGTCTGTTTAGCGCGATTTCTTTGGCTTATGATTTACCAGAAAACTCGGTAGATATGGGCAAGGTAAAAGCGCAAGGTAAAGCGGTGGTATTGCTTGGTACTGGTGTAAAGCAAGGTCAGGCTGCGCCGGATTTTAAGGTGGCAGATGCTGACTTCAGCCCGGTTACCCTGAAAGATTTTGAAAGTCGTGCGATTTTAATTAGTGTTGTACCAAGCCTAGATACTGGCACTTGCAGCCTACAAACCAAACATTTCAATGAAAAAGTAGCAAGCCAATTTCCAGATGTTGCCATGCTGACGATTAGTGCGGACTTACCATTTGCGCAAAAGCGCTTTTGCAAAGCTGAAAATATCGACAAAGTTAAAACATTATCAGACGCCGTATGGCATTCTTTTGGTGAAAATTATGGTTTGTTGATTAAAGATATGGGCTTGCTCAGTCGTGCGATTTTTGTGTTAGATAAGGAACACAAGATTATTTACAAGCAGCTGGTAGAAAATTTAGCAAAAGAACCAAACTACGAAGAAGTTGTTGGCGCACTGAAGAGCCTATAA
- the htpG gene encoding molecular chaperone HtpG — MSAAQKETLGFQTEVKQLLNLMIHSLYSNKEIFLRELVSNASDAADKLRYLALQNGDLYEGDAELRVRLSVNKDAKTITISDNGIGMTRDEVISSLGTIAKSGTADFFKNLTGDQAKDSQLIGQFGVGFYSAFIVADKVTVRTRKAGESEAVEWESQGEGDFTIAEIEKAERGTEITLHLREEESEFLETYRLRGIVTKYSDHISIPVELYKDPVPESEGPDGEKIEAQPGEWEAINKATALWTRDKSEISEEEYKEFYKHVGHDWEEPLTWAHNKVEGKTEYTSLLYIPKKAPFDLYNRERQAGLKLYVQRVFIMDDAEQFMPSYLRFVKGLLDSNDLPLNVSREILQDNKITQAIRKGCTSRVLKMLERMGKNKPEDYQAFWNEFGNVIKEGPAEDFANKDAIAKLLRFSSTHTDEKTQNVSLEQYIERMKEGQDKIYYVVADSFEAAKSSPHLEIFRKKGIEVLLLSDRVDEWMMSHLTEFNEKPLQSITRGDLDLGDMDDEETKKAHEESEKEVEGLVERVKTALGDKVKEVRFTHRLTDSPACVVADDHDMSSQMQKLMEQVGQAVPESKPVFELNPEHQLVKHLNNEQDEDKFGQWAEVLLDQAMLAERGSLKDPAGFVSRLNKLMLDLQK; from the coding sequence ATGTCCGCAGCTCAAAAAGAAACATTAGGCTTTCAAACAGAAGTCAAACAATTACTAAACCTAATGATCCACTCTTTGTACTCAAACAAAGAGATCTTTTTACGCGAATTAGTATCTAACGCTTCAGACGCGGCTGACAAACTACGTTATTTAGCTTTGCAAAACGGTGACCTTTACGAAGGTGATGCAGAGCTTCGAGTTCGCCTAAGCGTAAACAAAGATGCAAAAACCATTACCATTTCTGACAATGGTATTGGTATGACGCGTGACGAAGTGATCAGTTCACTTGGAACCATCGCAAAATCAGGTACAGCTGATTTCTTTAAAAACCTAACTGGCGACCAAGCAAAAGATTCACAGCTGATTGGTCAGTTTGGTGTTGGTTTCTATTCCGCATTCATTGTTGCTGATAAAGTAACGGTTCGTACGCGTAAAGCGGGTGAGTCAGAGGCGGTTGAATGGGAATCGCAAGGTGAAGGCGACTTCACGATTGCTGAAATCGAAAAAGCAGAGCGCGGTACAGAGATCACACTACATCTTCGTGAAGAAGAAAGTGAGTTCCTTGAAACTTATCGCCTGCGCGGTATTGTGACCAAGTATTCAGATCACATTTCGATTCCTGTTGAACTTTATAAAGACCCGGTGCCTGAATCTGAAGGCCCAGATGGCGAGAAAATCGAAGCGCAACCTGGGGAGTGGGAAGCGATCAACAAAGCTACAGCACTTTGGACTCGCGATAAATCAGAGATCAGCGAAGAAGAATATAAAGAATTCTACAAGCATGTCGGGCATGATTGGGAAGAGCCACTCACTTGGGCACATAATAAAGTAGAAGGTAAAACTGAATACACCAGCCTACTTTATATCCCTAAAAAGGCACCTTTCGATTTGTATAATCGTGAGCGTCAAGCTGGCCTTAAGCTTTATGTACAACGCGTGTTCATCATGGATGACGCCGAGCAGTTTATGCCAAGCTACCTGCGCTTCGTGAAAGGCTTACTAGATTCTAACGATTTACCGCTTAACGTATCTCGTGAGATCCTACAAGACAACAAGATCACTCAAGCTATTCGTAAAGGCTGTACATCTCGTGTACTTAAAATGCTTGAGCGCATGGGCAAAAACAAACCAGAAGATTATCAGGCATTCTGGAATGAGTTTGGTAATGTGATCAAAGAAGGTCCTGCTGAAGATTTCGCAAACAAAGATGCCATCGCAAAACTATTACGCTTTAGCTCTACACATACTGACGAGAAAACACAAAATGTTTCTCTTGAGCAGTACATTGAGCGCATGAAAGAAGGCCAAGATAAGATTTACTATGTTGTGGCTGATAGCTTTGAAGCAGCAAAGAGCTCACCGCACCTTGAAATCTTCCGTAAGAAAGGCATTGAAGTCCTACTCTTGTCAGATCGTGTTGATGAGTGGATGATGAGCCATCTCACTGAATTCAACGAGAAGCCACTTCAGTCAATCACGCGTGGTGATCTTGACTTGGGTGATATGGATGACGAAGAAACGAAGAAAGCACACGAAGAAAGTGAGAAAGAAGTTGAAGGCCTAGTTGAGCGCGTGAAAACCGCGCTAGGTGATAAAGTGAAAGAAGTGCGCTTTACGCACCGCTTAACCGATTCTCCGGCGTGTGTGGTTGCAGACGATCATGACATGAGCTCTCAAATGCAAAAGCTGATGGAGCAGGTGGGTCAAGCTGTTCCTGAGTCTAAGCCGGTATTTGAACTTAACCCAGAGCACCAATTGGTTAAGCATTTGAATAACGAACAAGACGAAGACAAGTTTGGACAGTGGGCGGAAGTGCTCCTAGACCAAGCAATGCTTGCAGAGCGTGGTAGCCTGAAAGATCCAGCGGGCTTTGTAAGCCGTCTTAATAAGCTAATGCTAGATCTACAAAAGTAG
- the recR gene encoding recombination mediator RecR, with amino-acid sequence MQLSPSLTALIEALRCLPGIGPKSAQRIAFHLLERDREGGSQLGQSLTHAMQAIGHCSSCRTFSEVEVCDICQSIKRQDTGLLCVVESPTDVLAIEQTGQFNGLYFVLMGHLSPLDGIGPNEIGLDVLERKLSAGNINEVILATNPTVEGEATAHYISELCHKYQVEASRIAHGMPVGGELDLVDGMTLMHAFSGRKKL; translated from the coding sequence ATGCAATTATCACCAAGTTTAACGGCGCTTATAGAAGCGCTGCGTTGTTTACCCGGCATTGGACCTAAATCTGCGCAGCGTATTGCCTTTCATTTATTAGAGCGAGACAGAGAGGGTGGCAGCCAACTGGGGCAAAGCCTGACGCATGCGATGCAAGCCATCGGTCATTGCTCAAGCTGCCGAACATTTAGTGAGGTTGAGGTGTGTGATATTTGCCAAAGTATCAAGCGCCAAGACACAGGGCTACTTTGCGTGGTTGAATCGCCAACGGACGTATTGGCGATAGAGCAAACAGGGCAATTTAATGGCTTGTACTTTGTGTTGATGGGGCATTTATCGCCTCTGGATGGGATTGGCCCCAATGAAATCGGCCTTGATGTCCTGGAGCGTAAGCTAAGTGCCGGCAATATTAACGAAGTTATCTTAGCGACAAACCCAACGGTAGAAGGCGAAGCAACGGCACATTATATTTCTGAGTTATGCCATAAATATCAAGTTGAAGCATCGCGTATTGCTCACGGTATGCCTGTCGGCGGTGAGCTTGACCTGGTAGACGGTATGACGTTAATGCATGCGTTTAGTGGGCGCAAGAAGCTTTAA